GCAGCGCGGGCCGGTCGACGAGGCGATCCGGGCGTCGATCGCCATCCCCGGGGTGATCTCACCGCACGCCGTCGACGGACGCCTGCTGGCCGACGGCGGCATCCTCGACCCGCTGCCGATGGCGCCGATCGCCGCGGTCAACGCCGACCTGACCATCGCGGTGAGCCTGTCGGGCAGCGAATCCGGCGACGAGCCCGAACCCGACCCGAAGTCGTCCGGTGAGTGGCTGAACCGGGTGCTGAGCAGCACGTCGGCGCTGTTCGACTCCCAGACCGCGCGCAACGTCCTCAGCCGGTTCGGGGCCTCGAACCAGGACGACCACGACGGCGGCGACGACCCGGCCTCGGACTACTCGGTCGACGAGCCCGAGGTGCCCAAGCTCGGCAGCTTCGAGGTGATGAACCGGACCATCGACATCGCCCAGGCCGCGCTGGCCCGCCACACGCTGGCCGCCTATCCGCCGGATCTCTTGATCGAGGTGCCCCGGTCGGCCTGCCGCAGCCTGGAGTTCCATCGCGCCGCCGAGGTGATCGAGGTCGGTCAGACCCTGGCGGCGGAGGCGCTGGACACGGTAGACCTCGGTCGCCGGGTCACCTGACCCCGAGGCTCACACGCCTAGGCTCACACGCCCAAGAACCGGGCGACCGCCCCGGCGACCCGACGGCCCTGCGTGCGACCGGCCTGCGCCGACGGCGGACGACAGCGCGGATCGAGCGGGTTCTCGCCGTACGCCGCCAACGACGCCTCATCGGCGAACAGACCGAGGACCTCGCCGGGGAATGCCGTGAGTTCGGTTGCAGCGCCGGCTCCGAACGGTGACGGCGTGGACTCGCCGGCGGGAATCAGCACGACCGCGGAGCCGCAGTCGTCGGCAACATGCAGGTTGATCGTGCTGCCGACACCGCCATCGATGAAGCGGCGCCCACCGATCGACACCGGGGGCCACGCCGCGGGCACCGCGCAGCTGGCGGCCACCGCGTCGACCAGCTCGACCCCGGATTCACGATCGAAGGCCACCAACTCGCCGGTGACGGCGTCGACCGCGGTGATCCGCAACACCCGCTCCGGCCAGTCGTGGGATGGCAGCCGGTGCTCGATCACCGTGCGCCGCACGGCTTCCGACACCGTGTCGGTGGCCAGCGCCACCGCGCCGATCCGCTTTCGCTGCTCTGCCAGCGTGGCGTCGGGATCCGACAGCGCGGCCAGAAACAGCTCCGCGATGCCGTCGATCCCGACACCGGGGTCGAGTTCGGCGGACGCCTCGTCGACCTGGCGGGCGAACAGCTCCGCCAGGGAGAGCCCGCTGCCGATCTGCGCGGCCACCGCCGAACCCGCCGAGGTACCGAGCAGGACGTCAGAGTCCAGCAACGCCCGTGCCGCGGCGCGCGACTCGTCGGCGATGCCAAGCAGAATGCCTGTCTGCCAAGCAATTCCAGCGACACCGCCGCCGCCGAGCACCAGGGCGCGGGTGGTCATCGGACCACCGGGTGCAACGAGGACCGGGCGGCGGGACTGAGTTCGTCCGCGCGCAGCAGATGTCGCGGCGGATCCGGCAGGATCAGATGCCGGGTGACGTGCAGGTCGGCGTCGACGTGCACCAGTTCCCCCGGCTCGATCAGTCGCCACCGTCCTGGGTCGTCCATCGGCTCGGTGGCGAACACCACCGACGGCTGCTGATGCAGGGCGGCCGAGTCGGCGCGAATCCGGTTGGTGCGCAGGTGGAACCGATGGTGAGCGGCCGGTGTGCGGCGATCCGAAACGTACAGCTCGTGCGATTCCGGGTAGCGCAGTGCCCACAGGTCGGTGGCGGTGCTGAGCAGAATGTTGACCGCGTAGATCGGCACGTTGTCGGCCAGCCAGCGCATCGCGTCGATCAGTCCGGCGGTCACGTCGCCGTCGTGGGCCCGGATCGACGCGGTGATCAACGCGAACACCCGCTCGGAGTCGGTCTGCCCCAAAACCATTTCCGCAGTGCCTAATTCACGCAGCCGGGCATCGAGCGGGTCGAGGCCTTCCAGGATGCCGTTGTGCGCGAAGATGCGGCCGTCCTGCAGGAACGGATGGGTGTTGACGACGTCATGCGACCCGGCGGTTGCGTAGCGGACATGCGCGACGAACGTCGTGCCGGTCAGATCGTGCGCCTCGGTGGCGAACTCCGCGTCCTGCCAGGCGGCGATCGGCTGCTTGTGCACCTGCGGCCGGCCCTGGCCGTCGAACACCCCGAGCCCGCTGCCGTCCGGATTGCGCCGACTCTGCTCGGCGAGATTGTCGGGAGCGTCGAGTAGCCAAAACGTCGCGGTGACAATGTTCGTCCCGGCGTGCAGCCCAAACAGTCGGCACATCGGCGGGGGCTACCGCGACAACCCGGGTGCGGCCCGGCCGGTGAGCAGCGGCAGGTCGAAGAACGTCTGAATGCCCGGGGCCGCAGCGCAGGTCGCCGGCACCGCGTTGACGCAGTGCGCCGCGGTCGCCACCACCCCGGGATTGCTCTTGAGCCCCTCCGCGACGCTCTCCGGCTGCCAGCCCTTGACCGTGACGAAGGTGTCCGGGTGGCCGCGCACCTCGATCTCGTAGCGCTCCCCCTCGGGCCCGAAAGACCAAGGCGGGTCCAGGTTTTCCTCGCCCATCAGCCAGTTGACGGTGATCCGGACCACAACGGTGTCCCCGACGAGTGCCTCCCAATGAAAACGGCGCCCCGCGACCTGGCCGGCCTCGATGATCCCGATCGGCGAGTCGATCGGGCCGGTGGCCACCGCGATCTCCTGCGTGGTGCGGATCTGCGGGTCGGCCGCGAAGCCGATCTTGTCGACCACCAACTGGACGGACTGGAAGAACCCGCCGTCCAGAATCTTCTGCATCGGTCCGGTCAGCGCCTTGTCCGGCTCGCCGCCGAAGCCCATCACGTAGCGCAGCACGTCCGGCGCGCCGTAGGTGCGTAGATCGGAAAACTCTTCGGCGCGAACGAAATTCACCCCGGTAGACATCACCGAGAGCAGCAGCGGGAACAGCTCGGTCGCGGCGCCGGGGCCGATGCCGGCGCCGTGCAGCGTGACACCCCCGGCCTTGGCGGCTTCCTCCAATGGAGCCGCTTCCTTCGCGCCGGGATAGAACCATCCGATCGGCGTGACGACGTTCTTGCCCGAACGCAGCAGGGCCGCCACTTCGTCGACGTTGGGCAGCAGCGGTGCGTAGATCACCGCATCGGCGTCCAGTGCCAGGATCTCGTCAACGCTGTTGGTGGCCGTCACGCCGAGTGGGGACCAGTCGACCAGGTCGCCGACGTCCTTGCCGCCCTTGGCTTCCGAATGCACCCAGCACCCGGCGAGCTCGAGGTCGGGGTGTTCGAGGATGCCCTTGATGGCGGCCACCCCGACCGACCCCGTTGCCCATTGCACGACCCGCAGGCTCATCTACGCGGTCCTTTCAGTCTCGCGCTTCGCTGACCTCGTAGACGTCGTCGGCGTAGCGGGATCGGATGGTCTTCTTGTCGTATTTACCCACGCTGGTGCGCGGGATCTCGTCGACAAACGTCCAGCGCTCCGGCAGCCACCACCGAACTACCTTGTCGGACAGAAACTTTCGCAGGTCATCGGCGCTCAGTCCGGATCCCTCACCGGCGACGATGACGGCCAGCGGGCGTTCCTGCCAGCGCTCGTCGGGCACCGCGACCACGGCGGCCTCGACCACGTCCGGGTGCGCGACCAGGGCGTTCTCCAGGTCGACCGAGGATATCCACTCGCCGCCGGACTTGATCACGTCTTTGGCGCGGTCGGTCAGGGTGATGAAGCTGTGCTCGTCGAGGCGGCCGACGTCGCCGGTACGCAGCCAGCCGTTGTCGAACTTCGACTCGTCGTGGCCCTGGTAGTAGGAGCTGGTGATCCACGGGCCGCGGACCTCCACCTCCCCGACGGCCTCGTTGTCGTTGGGCAGCACCTTGCCGTCGTCATCGACGATCCGGGCCTCCACCCCGCACAACGGCTGCCCCTGCGTCGCACGGAACGCCCAGTGCTGATCCTCCGGGGTGCCCGGCGGCGGCCAGGCCATGCTGGCTGTCGGCGACGTCTCCGTCATGCCCCACAGCTGGCGGATCTGGACGCCGTGCCGGTCCTCGAAGGTGCGCATCAGCGACACCGGCACCGCCGAGCCGCCGCAGGGCACGATGCGCAGCGAGGACACGTCGCGGCCCGGATTCTTCTCCAGGTGATGCATGACGTCATTCCAGATTGTGGGCACAGCGCCGGCGATGGTCGGTCGCAGCGTCTCGATCATGTCGACCAGCGACTTGGCGTCCAGGTGCCGATCGGGCAGCACCAGGTCGGCGCCGGCCATCAACGCGCCAAACGGCAGCCCCCAGGCGTTGGCGTGGAACATCGGCACGATCGGCAGCACCGAATCGCTGGACCCGATGCCGATCCCGTTGCTGGTGCAGATCGCCATCGTGTGCAAGTAGCTGGACCGGTGACTGTAGACGACGCCCTTCGGGTTGCCGGTCGTTCCGCTGGTGTAACACATTGCGGCAGCAGAGTTTTCGTCGACGTCGGGCCAGTCGAACTCGGTCGACTCGCCGTCGACGAAATCGGCGTAGCGCAACACGGTCTTGCCTGACTGCTCGAGCGCGGAGGTGTCGCCGTCGCCGACGACTATCACCGTGTGCACGGTCTCGAGTTCGCCGAGAATCGGCGCAAGCAGGTCGATCAGCGACACGTCGACCAGCACCACCTGGTCCTCGGCTTCGTTGGCCACGAAGACGATCTGCTCGGGGAACAGCCGGATGTTCAGGGTGTGCAGCACCGCTCCCATGGCCGGCACTGCGGTGTAAGCGGTCAGGTGCTCAACGTTGTTCCACATGAAGGTCGCGACCCGCTGATCGCCGTCGATACCGATGCGCCGCAAGGCATTTGCCAACTGCGCGGTCCGCTGCCCGAGTTCGGCGTACGTGCATTCGCGGTAACCGTCGCCGGTTGCGGTGAACACCTTGCGCGCCCCGTGCACGCGAACCGCGTGCCGCAGGATGGCGGTGATCGTCAAGGGGAAGCTGTGCATGGTGCTGTACATCGCTGGACCGCCCTCAGGTTGCGCCGTGCTACCCGGGCAGGCCCGCCAAGCGCCCGCCCTCGTGGCGATCATTGCACGCTCGATCGGCGATGCAGCCCCTAGGCCAGGGTCGGCTCCAGCATCCGCAGGTCGGAGACGGCCCAACCGTGCGGGGCGGTCCACTCGTCGCCGGTGGTGAGGCCGCCGACCTGCGCGGCGGCGGCGGAGATGGCCAGTTCGGTGACCGTGCCGGCGTAGTCGCCGATGTAAAGGCGCGTGCCGTCGGTGCTTTCGACCGCGCCCGACGGCTCCTCGCCGACGGTGATGATGCCGAGCACCTCCTGGGTCAGGGTCGACCACACGGTCACATGCTGGTCGCCGACCAGGTAGGCCCGCTCGCCGTTGCGGCTCAGGGTCAGTTGCGCCAGCGAGGCCGCGGCGTCGCCGATCTTGTACGTCGCGCTGACCGCCGAACTCCGGGTGTCGACGATGTCCAGCACCGTGCCGAAGTCGGGGCCGCAGCTGCCGATGTAGGCGACGGCGCCGTCCGGGCTGAGTGCGATGTCCCGGATGGGAGAACCGATGTCGACGGTGCTGAGCACCCGGTTGCGCCGGGTGTCGATCATCACGAGCGCCGAGGTCGACGCGCTATTGGCCGCGACGTAGAGCCGGCGACCGTCCGCGCTCACCCGCACGCACGCGACCGAGGCCGCGTCGAGGCCGATGGACTGTTGTTTGCCGGTCGCGGTGTCCAGGACGACGACGTCGGCGCCTTCTGCACCGGTGCGGCCGGCATAGACAACCCGCCCGTTCGGGCTGACCGCCAAGTCGGTGATGCCGAACCCGACCGGGTAGCTGGCAACGATGCGCTCGGCGTGGGTGTCGAAGGCCAGCACCTCGTCGTGGGCCTTGGACACGCTGCTCACGTAGGCCCGGGCGCCGGACATCGCGACGGCGGTGGGCTCGTCGACGTCGGTGACGGTCAATCGGGCGGTTGCGTCGGTGGTGTCGATCAGCGAGACGCTGTCGTCGCCGTAGTGCGTGACGGTCAGCAGACCGCCGTCGGCGCTGACGGCCATGCCGCTCACCGCGCCGCGTCCGGCGGCGATCGCGCCGGTGACGGTGAACCCGTCGGCCTTGTTCAGGGCAGGAACTGATTCGCTCACAGTGGTACCAGCTTCCTTGTTGGTCCGTGGTGGGCGGACTTCGGCATCTGAGCGGTAAACGCTTCGCGCGGTCCGATACCTTCCGCGGGCCGCATCCTCAGATCCGTACTTGCGTGCGCTTCTCGCGCTGCGTCGGGTCGAGTCTAGTTGCTGAAATTACCAGGGGAATTACGCATTTTCATCGATTGTCACCCACGTCACGCCATTAACTCAGAGCGTCCTTAAGCAATATTCGCCCAGTGCCGCAACCACTTCCACAGAGCAAACACCGCAACCGGTTGCGCCAGGTAGTTCATACTTTTCGCGAACCGAAAATGACCTGAAAACGAGGTGTATGCCGGTGCGGGTTTCTTAATGTTCCTTGCAAAAGAGTCGTACATCACAAGGGCCCGAGCGCCGCGTGTCGCCCACCGATTGCCGGGTTACCGGGGGTGGCTGATAATCCGAACCGATTGCCGGACCACAGCGAAGGAGTCACCGCTGACGTGAACGACGACACGCGTGACGACGTGGTCAGCCGTCAGTACGAACGGTGGCGCTACCCACCTCCGATCGCCGACCTCGCTACCTGGACCGTGTCCAATTGGGAGTGGTACGACCCGGCGCACGCGCATCGGGTGCTGTGGCCCGACCGGGAGTACCAACCCGGCCTCGACATCCTGATCGGCGGGTGCGGCACCAACCAGGCGGCGGTCTTCGCCTTCAACAACCCCGGCGCGACCGTGGTGGCGGTCGACATCAGCCAGCACTCGCTGGATCACCAGCAGTACCTCAAAGACAAGCACGGCCTGCACAACCTGCGCCTGCACCGGTTACCCATCGAGGAATTGTCCACCCTCGGAAAGCAATTCGATCTGGTCGTGTCGACCGGCGTGCTGCATCACATGGCCGATCCCCTTGCAGGCCTGAAATCCCTTGCCGGCTGCCTGCGTTCGGACGGGGTCATGGCGCTGATGCTCTACGGCAAGCATGGTCGCATCGGGGTTGAATTGCTGGAGTCCGTCTTTCGCGACATCGGACTCGGCCAGGACGAGGCGTCGGTCCAGATCGTCAAGGACACCCTCGCGGCGCTGCCAGAGGACCATCCCGTCAACGGCTATCTCCGACGGGCCACGGATCTCAGAGATGATGCCGCCCTGGTGGATACCTTCCTGCACGGTCGCGCACGCAGTTACACCGTCGACGAGTGCGTCGACTTCGTGGACGCGGCAGGGCTGGCATTTCAGGGGTGGTTTCACAAGACGCCGTACTATCCACAAGAAGTTGTCGGCCAGGGACCGACATACCTGCCGACCCTTAATGCGTTGCCCGAGAACAAGATCTGGTCGGTGATGGAGCGCCTGCAGACCATGAACGGCTGCCACTTCTTCATGGCCTGTCATCCGCAACGGCCGAAAAGCAGCTATGCAATCGACTTCTCGGACCCCGCGGCTCTCGACTACATTCCGGTGTTCCGATACCGCTGCGGGCTGGCCAACAACGAGATCTACTGGCCCAGTTCACGAATCACCCTCAACCGGGTGCAGCTGCCGTTCATCCAGCAGGTCGACGGGCGACAGTCGATCCGCGAGATCGTGGAATCGGCTCTGGCTCAGCACGGCGCAACAGGCGAGCGCACACCCGACATGGACGCTTTCGTCGTTCATTTGTTCCAGACGTTGTGGCGCGTGGACTTGGTCGCAATGGCGCTCGACGCGGGCCGGTTGGGAGATTGATGTGACCTCCGAAGAGTCGTCGTCGCGGAGTCTCGACATTGGGCCGGCGACGGCCGGTCCGCGAGTGTTCATCGCCACACCGATGTACGGCGGGATGGCCGCGGCCACCTTCACCATGTCGCTCGCCCACAGTCCGGCCGTCTTTGCCCAACACGGCATCGGCCTGGATTTCAGCGTCGCAGTCAACGACAGTCTCGTGACGCGCGCACGGAACTACCTGACTCATCAGTTCCTCGACTCAGCCGCGACACATCTGATGTGGATCGATGCAGACATAGGCTTCGATCCCATCGACATCGTCAAGATGGTCCGGGCCGACAAGGACATCGTCTGCGGCATCTACCCGAAAAAGGAGATCCTCTGGCCCGCGGTCGCGAAGGCGGCGTCTGAGGGCGTGCCACCCGAGCGTCTGCACGAACACGAGCGGTCAATGGTCTTGAACCTGATAGACCGTTCCCCGGATCGCTTGACGTCCGATGGTCTTATCGAAATCGCCAATGCCGGAACCGGATTCATGCTGATCAAGCGAGCGGTGTTCGAGGCTCTTGCCGACGGCACGGCGTCCTACGTGGACGGTTCCACCCCGGGTATCGAATTGAAGGAGTTCTACGCTGTCAGCATCGACCCCGACGCGGGCAACAGCCTGTTGTCCGAGGACTACCACTTCTGCAAACTGGCGCGCGATCGCGGCTTCAAGATCCATGCCGCGCTCTGGGTCAATCTAAACCACACGGGCACATACATATTCGGTAATCGCGGCTAGGCGTCTACCTTCAGATACCTGGGTTGACTAGCCAGTTCGGTTGCAATTCGCTGGCGTACTCGTAAGGTCCGGTGTGCGACAACCGAACCCAGGGCGCCGCGTATACCCCAAACCCATGGCTGCGCGCGAGCAGACAGAAGTAATAATCCTCGCCGATCAACTGGCGCGTCTCAGGATCGATGTCGGTCGCGTAGAACTCCTTCACCGTCGCCCCGCCGATCTCGTAGGACGGGACATGGTCCTGTAGTGCCTCAAAGACTGCTCGCTTGATCAGCATGAATCCAGTTCCCCCAGCGGCGATTTCCACTACTTCATCGGAGTCGGCCACCCTGTTTTCGTCGGCTTTCGCGAGTGGCTTGACCACAAAGGTGCCGGTGTGCCGATGGAGCTCCTCGGGCGGCACACCGTCATTGGCGGCCTGCGCGACGCGCTTCCAGTCGATGCCCTTCTTGGGGTAGATGCCACACACGATGTCCTGATCCGCGACCAACATGCTGACGATGTCGAGGCCGTTGAAGCCGATATCGGCATCGATCCACATCAGGTGGGTGGCCTGCGTCTCGAGAAATTGCGTTGCCAGATGATTCCTCGAATTAGTCACCAGCGCGTCTCGTGTTCGGTACTGGTACAGCAGGCCAATCCCACTGCGCATGAAGATCACTGGGGTCTGCGCGAGCGACCAGGTGTAGGTAGCCGTTGCCGTGCCGCCATACATCGGGGTGGCGATGAATACCGTCGGCGCCGAGGCGCCCGAGTCTTGGCCGTCCTCGGCGGCGGGATTCGGATTGACCACCGGGAAACTATATGCGCGGGCGGGCTTCCATGACCGCGGCAGCGACAGGTCTGGCGACGGCTCGGCGAGCGCAAAAATATCGTCAAGATTTGTCGCGTCGAGCTCCCGGCGAGTGTTTGATGATGTGAGAACCCTTTGTCTCGCACCAGAACACAACATGACCGGAACGGGTCATCGTGCCCCCAGTCGGACTCGAACCGACACTGGGCGGATTTTAAGTCCGCTGCCTCTGCCAATTGGGCTATGGGGGCCAGCGACGAATCTAGCGTGTTAACGCCAGATTCCATCCGAGACCTGTTGCCGCAGGACGACGTCTGGGTCTTGTTAAAAATTAAGCCTCCTTGTTAAGAAGCAATTAACCCGCTGGGCAAGGGACCCGCGGCTCCGCGAAGGTTGTCCCGTGGACGCCAGCGGAGCCCGACCTACACCCACGCATTGATCATCGTGGCCGACCCGACACCGGGTCGGCTTTTTACACCAGGAGACATACATGGCCTTCGTGAATACGCAGCCCGCCGCAATATCGGCCGCCGCGACGCAACTTGAGGCGATCTTCAGCTCGTTCGCCGCGGAGAGTGCCGGCGCAGCGGCGTCGACAACCGACGTACTCCCCGCTGCTGCAGACGAGGTGTCGATCCTGCAGGCGGCTGCGTTCTCCACGTACGGCACGCTCTATCAGTCGGTGAGCGAACAGGCTCAGGCCATTCAACAGCAGTTCAACCAGCTGCTCGGCCAGACATCGGGGTCGTACCAGGAGACCGAGTCGGCCAACCAGGCCGGCGCGGCCGCGAACGCCTTGTCAAACGGGGCCGGCAACGCCACGTCGGCCGCCGCGCAGCCCGCCGACGCGTTCGACGACCTGGTCAACGGCATCAACAGCTTCAACAGCTTCATGCTCAACGATCCTCTGGTCGGCTTCCTGAGCAGCAACATCGCCAACCTGGCCAACATCAACGTCGGTAACTACGCATCCGCCATGTCGGTCTTCATCTCGCTCGGCGGTGGTGGACTGCTCACCGCGCTGGCCGGGCCGGCAACGGCAGGCGCCGACATCGGCGGGCTGGGTACGGCGTTGGCCGGAGACGTTGCCCCCGCGGCAGGCATCGCCGGTGCGGGCGGCATCGGATCGGCGCCGGTGTTGGCCGGGGCCGGCGCGGGATCGTCGGTCGGCGCGCTTTCGGTGCCGCCGGGCTGGGCCGGCGGAGCGGGTATCCCGGCGGCGGGAGGCGCGCCCGTCACCCTGGCGTCGCAGACCTTCGGCACCGGCGCACCGGCAACGGCCGGCGGGACCAACGGGATCGCCGGTATGCCGGCTGTCGCGAACGGAGGCCGCGGCGGCTCGAGCTTCGGCGCCCCGCGCTACGGCGTCAAGCCCAAGGTCATGCCGCTGGTTCCCAAGCCGACCGTCACGTAGCCCGCTGCCGCCAACGTTGTTCGGCCTCAACACCATTCGACCTCATACCACTCAATAGACAGGACCCGTAAAATGGTTTTCGATTTCGCAGCGCGACCCCCAGAGGTCAACTCCACGCTCATCTACTCTGGCGCCGGCGCAGGACCGATGATGGCTGCGGCCGCATCGTTCAGCGGCCTGAGCTCCGAGTTGGGCACGAACGCGACCGCCTATGAGTCGGTGGTCTCGTCACTGGTGGGCTCGGAATGGCAAGGCCCGTCGTCCACCGCGATGGCGGCGGCCGCCCAGCAGAACATCGAATGGCTGCAAACCACGTCCGCGCTGTTGCAGGAGGCGGCCGCGAAAGCCACCGCCTCGGCGGCGGCCTACGAGGCGGCGTTCTCCGCGTCGATCCCACCACCGGTGGTCTTCGCCAACCGCGCTCAGCTCGCGATTCTGGTGGCCACCAACATCCTTGGGCAGAACACGCCGGCGATCGCCGCCAATGAGGCGATGTACG
The sequence above is a segment of the Candidatus Mycobacterium wuenschmannii genome. Coding sequences within it:
- a CDS encoding YncE family protein, encoding MSESVPALNKADGFTVTGAIAAGRGAVSGMAVSADGGLLTVTHYGDDSVSLIDTTDATARLTVTDVDEPTAVAMSGARAYVSSVSKAHDEVLAFDTHAERIVASYPVGFGITDLAVSPNGRVVYAGRTGAEGADVVVLDTATGKQQSIGLDAASVACVRVSADGRRLYVAANSASTSALVMIDTRRNRVLSTVDIGSPIRDIALSPDGAVAYIGSCGPDFGTVLDIVDTRSSAVSATYKIGDAAASLAQLTLSRNGERAYLVGDQHVTVWSTLTQEVLGIITVGEEPSGAVESTDGTRLYIGDYAGTVTELAISAAAAQVGGLTTGDEWTAPHGWAVSDLRMLEPTLA
- a CDS encoding PPE family protein, SVP subgroup, with the translated sequence MAFVNTQPAAISAAATQLEAIFSSFAAESAGAAASTTDVLPAAADEVSILQAAAFSTYGTLYQSVSEQAQAIQQQFNQLLGQTSGSYQETESANQAGAAANALSNGAGNATSAAAQPADAFDDLVNGINSFNSFMLNDPLVGFLSSNIANLANINVGNYASAMSVFISLGGGGLLTALAGPATAGADIGGLGTALAGDVAPAAGIAGAGGIGSAPVLAGAGAGSSVGALSVPPGWAGGAGIPAAGGAPVTLASQTFGTGAPATAGGTNGIAGMPAVANGGRGGSSFGAPRYGVKPKVMPLVPKPTVT
- a CDS encoding long-chain fatty acid--CoA ligase; this encodes MYSTMHSFPLTITAILRHAVRVHGARKVFTATGDGYRECTYAELGQRTAQLANALRRIGIDGDQRVATFMWNNVEHLTAYTAVPAMGAVLHTLNIRLFPEQIVFVANEAEDQVVLVDVSLIDLLAPILGELETVHTVIVVGDGDTSALEQSGKTVLRYADFVDGESTEFDWPDVDENSAAAMCYTSGTTGNPKGVVYSHRSSYLHTMAICTSNGIGIGSSDSVLPIVPMFHANAWGLPFGALMAGADLVLPDRHLDAKSLVDMIETLRPTIAGAVPTIWNDVMHHLEKNPGRDVSSLRIVPCGGSAVPVSLMRTFEDRHGVQIRQLWGMTETSPTASMAWPPPGTPEDQHWAFRATQGQPLCGVEARIVDDDGKVLPNDNEAVGEVEVRGPWITSSYYQGHDESKFDNGWLRTGDVGRLDEHSFITLTDRAKDVIKSGGEWISSVDLENALVAHPDVVEAAVVAVPDERWQERPLAVIVAGEGSGLSADDLRKFLSDKVVRWWLPERWTFVDEIPRTSVGKYDKKTIRSRYADDVYEVSEARD
- a CDS encoding patatin-like phospholipase family protein, with translation MTTRALVLGGGGVAGIAWQTGILLGIADESRAAARALLDSDVLLGTSAGSAVAAQIGSGLSLAELFARQVDEASAELDPGVGIDGIAELFLAALSDPDATLAEQRKRIGAVALATDTVSEAVRRTVIEHRLPSHDWPERVLRITAVDAVTGELVAFDRESGVELVDAVAASCAVPAAWPPVSIGGRRFIDGGVGSTINLHVADDCGSAVVLIPAGESTPSPFGAGAATELTAFPGEVLGLFADEASLAAYGENPLDPRCRPPSAQAGRTQGRRVAGAVARFLGV
- a CDS encoding class I SAM-dependent methyltransferase; amino-acid sequence: MNDDTRDDVVSRQYERWRYPPPIADLATWTVSNWEWYDPAHAHRVLWPDREYQPGLDILIGGCGTNQAAVFAFNNPGATVVAVDISQHSLDHQQYLKDKHGLHNLRLHRLPIEELSTLGKQFDLVVSTGVLHHMADPLAGLKSLAGCLRSDGVMALMLYGKHGRIGVELLESVFRDIGLGQDEASVQIVKDTLAALPEDHPVNGYLRRATDLRDDAALVDTFLHGRARSYTVDECVDFVDAAGLAFQGWFHKTPYYPQEVVGQGPTYLPTLNALPENKIWSVMERLQTMNGCHFFMACHPQRPKSSYAIDFSDPAALDYIPVFRYRCGLANNEIYWPSSRITLNRVQLPFIQQVDGRQSIREIVESALAQHGATGERTPDMDAFVVHLFQTLWRVDLVAMALDAGRLGD
- a CDS encoding NAD(P)H-dependent amine dehydrogenase family protein, translating into MSLRVVQWATGSVGVAAIKGILEHPDLELAGCWVHSEAKGGKDVGDLVDWSPLGVTATNSVDEILALDADAVIYAPLLPNVDEVAALLRSGKNVVTPIGWFYPGAKEAAPLEEAAKAGGVTLHGAGIGPGAATELFPLLLSVMSTGVNFVRAEEFSDLRTYGAPDVLRYVMGFGGEPDKALTGPMQKILDGGFFQSVQLVVDKIGFAADPQIRTTQEIAVATGPIDSPIGIIEAGQVAGRRFHWEALVGDTVVVRITVNWLMGEENLDPPWSFGPEGERYEIEVRGHPDTFVTVKGWQPESVAEGLKSNPGVVATAAHCVNAVPATCAAAPGIQTFFDLPLLTGRAAPGLSR
- a CDS encoding class II glutamine amidotransferase; the encoded protein is MCRLFGLHAGTNIVTATFWLLDAPDNLAEQSRRNPDGSGLGVFDGQGRPQVHKQPIAAWQDAEFATEAHDLTGTTFVAHVRYATAGSHDVVNTHPFLQDGRIFAHNGILEGLDPLDARLRELGTAEMVLGQTDSERVFALITASIRAHDGDVTAGLIDAMRWLADNVPIYAVNILLSTATDLWALRYPESHELYVSDRRTPAAHHRFHLRTNRIRADSAALHQQPSVVFATEPMDDPGRWRLIEPGELVHVDADLHVTRHLILPDPPRHLLRADELSPAARSSLHPVVR
- a CDS encoding patatin-like phospholipase family protein; its protein translation is MTDPDITSEPAPGRLDAPRPRVALALGSGGARGYAHIGVIHELHDRGYQIVGVAGSSMGALVGGLQAADRLDEFADWAMSLTQRAILRLLDPTLTAAGVLRAEKILDAVRDILGAVTIEELPIPYTAVATDLLTGKPVWLQRGPVDEAIRASIAIPGVISPHAVDGRLLADGGILDPLPMAPIAAVNADLTIAVSLSGSESGDEPEPDPKSSGEWLNRVLSSTSALFDSQTARNVLSRFGASNQDDHDGGDDPASDYSVDEPEVPKLGSFEVMNRTIDIAQAALARHTLAAYPPDLLIEVPRSACRSLEFHRAAEVIEVGQTLAAEALDTVDLGRRVT
- a CDS encoding glycosyltransferase family 2 protein; amino-acid sequence: MVNPNPAAEDGQDSGASAPTVFIATPMYGGTATATYTWSLAQTPVIFMRSGIGLLYQYRTRDALVTNSRNHLATQFLETQATHLMWIDADIGFNGLDIVSMLVADQDIVCGIYPKKGIDWKRVAQAANDGVPPEELHRHTGTFVVKPLAKADENRVADSDEVVEIAAGGTGFMLIKRAVFEALQDHVPSYEIGGATVKEFYATDIDPETRQLIGEDYYFCLLARSHGFGVYAAPWVRLSHTGPYEYASELQPNWLVNPGI